A portion of the Anthonomus grandis grandis chromosome 7, icAntGran1.3, whole genome shotgun sequence genome contains these proteins:
- the LOC126738933 gene encoding uncharacterized protein LOC126738933 produces the protein MVFSSSEQRDMVQIYYSLNRNSQCSCQQYLEQYPERPQPNYTYFGALDRNLSLYGSFIKPRNMYGTRVHPETEQAIINAVTQNPQGSTRQFSRELNMPSTLIHRVLRKNRYRPYKLHISQELRHGDTDRRLQFCNWLNEKLQDDEDFLNKIIWTDECNFSTNGLFNRNNEHFYSVENPPTKPRSKKTGA, from the exons ATGGTATTCTCCAGTAGCGAACAACGTGATATGGTTCAAATTTACTATTCTTTGAATAGAAATTCGCAATGCTCCTGCCAACAATATCTGGAGCAATATCCAGAGCGCCCCCAACCTAATTATACGTATTTCGGAGCTTTGGACAGGAACCTTAGCCTCTATGGAAGTTTCATTAAACCTCGAAATATGTATGGGACTCGAGTGCATCCTGAAACCGAGCAGGCGATTATTAATGCT GTTACCCAAAATCCGCAAGGTTCAACCAGACAATTTTCCCGTGAATTGAATATGCCAAGTACCCTTATCCACAGAGTATTGAGAAAAAATCGCTATCGCCCCTATAAACTTCATATCAGTCAAGAACTTAGGCATGGAGATACCGATAGAAGGCTTCAGTTTTGCAATTGGTTGAACGAAAAACTGCAAGATGATgaagactttttaaacaaaataatttggacAGATGAATGTAACTTTTCGACCAACGGGCTATTTAATCggaataatgaacatttttactCAGTCGAAAATCCGCCGACAAAACCGCGAAGTAAGAAGACAGGGGCATAA